In one Diprion similis isolate iyDipSimi1 chromosome 6, iyDipSimi1.1, whole genome shotgun sequence genomic region, the following are encoded:
- the LOC124406679 gene encoding arrestin domain-containing protein 2-like, with translation MIRLAIEFDREHRVYEPGELVCGKVVAEFGRPKKIRAVKLVVKGESLVEWSAQSEKPDSDGHYHYESFSGREEYFSSLFYLFGSANGTPVQLPVGQLVYPFKVQLPINLPSSFEHKHGHIRYTIKAVFDRPWKFDHEVKTAFTVAAPLNLNQKPQASLSIREEIEHGFCCLCICVGNMGATISIPSSGYVPGQVIPVTVEYENHSNVEVEKIKIALNKRLKFYASTPSSNTKEDKLKTVEAQCRSPFRNKSVNQVTINLRVPSLPPSNLDYCGIIDLDYVLRVVICFEGMHCSVERKFSILIGTIPLYNSLNAYNLNNVTAPPPTAPLLPGLPPTSVVQPNNQPGPSIGFVVTNAPYPSHPGPSELPPPSYEACVYGARSIRGKEESEYMHGARVPFSPRYPVYNLYGSANPTPTAPGYGTQ, from the exons ATGATACGCTTGGCGATCGAGTTTGATCGTGAACATCGAGTGTATGAACCCGGCGAACTTGTATGTGGCAAAGTGGTTGCCGAATTTGGAAGGCCGAAAAAGATCAGAG CGGTCAAACTGGTGGTGAAGGGTGAGTCACTGGTGGAGTGGTCTGCGCAAAGCGAAAAACCTGACTCAGATGGCCACTATCATTATGAGTCGTTTAGTGGTCGTGAAGAATATTTCTCGTCGCTTTTCTATCTTTTCGGAAGCGCCAACG GTACACCTGTCCAACTTCCAGTTGGACAGCTCGTTTACCCGTTCAAAGTTCAACTCCCGATAAATTTACCAAGCAGCTTCGAGCATAAGCATGGACATATCAGGTATACAATCAAAGCGGTATTCGATAGACCCTGGAAGTTCGACCACGAAGTCAAGACTGCCTTCACTGTTGCTGCGCCCCTAAACCTCAACCAGAAGCCGCAAGCTTCC CTCTCTATCCGCGAAGAGATCGAGCATGGTTTTTGCTGCCTTTGCATATGCGTGGGTAACATGGGTGCGACAATTTCCATTCCGTCAAGTGGATACGTGCCTGGCCAGGTAATACCTGTGACTGTGGAGTATGAAAATCATTCTAACGTTGAAGTGGAGAAAATCAAAATCGCTCTGAACAAG AGACTCAAGTTCTACGCGAGTACACCGAGCAGTAATACCAAGGAAGATAAACTCAAAACTGTGGAGGCGCAATGCCGGTCGCCATTCAGAAATAAATCCGTAAATCAGGTCACAATAAACCTAAGGGTTCCGTCACTACCACCGTCGAATCTTGACTATTGTGGGATAATCGACCTCGACTACGTACTCAGAGTTGTCATCTGCTTTGAGGGAAT GCACTGTAGCGTTGAGCGAAAATTCTCCATACTGATCGGTACGATCCCTCTATACAATTCGCTTAACGCGTACAACCTTAACAACGTCACAGCTCCACCACCGACTGCACCCTTATTGCCGGGACTACCTCCTACTAGTGTAGTACAACCGAACAACCAGCCAGGGCCATCAATAGGATTCGTAGTCACGAATGCGCCTTATCCAAGTCACCCCGGTCCAAGCGAGTTAC cTCCACCGTCGTATGAGGCTTGCGTTTATGGGGCTCGCAGTATCAGGGGCAAAGAGGAGTCTGAGTATATGCATGGTGCTAGAGTTCCCTTCTCTCCGCGGTATCCAGTGTACAACTTATACGGTTCTGCAAATCCAACGCCTACCGCGCCCGGCTACGGAACACAGTAG